A single window of Helicobacter pylori NCTC 11637 = CCUG 17874 = ATCC 43504 = JCM 12093 DNA harbors:
- the atpG gene encoding ATP synthase F1 subunit gamma, whose translation MANLRDIRKKIGSVKNTQKITHAMKLVSTSKLRKAEEVARNSRAYALKLDAVFDDVLSKMKNQGIEDIQSKYFRELERLEIKKVDIIFITADKGLCGGFNTNTIKKVLACTNEYKEKDIKVRLRGIGKKGNEYFSFNGIEVLDKINNLSSMPNYERAQEFMKKVVEDYLSGKTDKVIIIHNGFKNMISQEIRVKTILPIGYKIIHQNPQPSETQETITSEPSGSEDEILDSLAEKYVEYSLYYALIDSLAAEHSARMQAMDTATNNAKDLVKTLTISYNKARQEAITTELVEINAGVEALK comes from the coding sequence ATGGCGAATTTAAGAGACATTAGAAAGAAAATTGGAAGCGTTAAAAACACGCAAAAAATCACGCATGCGATGAAACTCGTTTCCACTTCCAAGCTAAGAAAAGCTGAAGAAGTTGCAAGAAATTCCAGAGCGTATGCACTAAAACTAGACGCTGTGTTTGATGATGTGCTATCCAAGATGAAAAATCAAGGGATTGAAGACATTCAAAGCAAGTATTTTAGGGAACTAGAAAGACTTGAAATCAAAAAAGTGGATATTATTTTTATCACAGCCGATAAGGGGCTTTGTGGGGGCTTTAACACCAATACCATTAAAAAAGTTTTAGCATGCACGAATGAATACAAAGAAAAAGACATTAAAGTGCGTTTGCGCGGTATTGGTAAAAAGGGTAATGAGTATTTTAGCTTTAACGGGATAGAGGTTTTAGACAAGATCAATAATTTGAGTTCTATGCCTAATTATGAACGCGCGCAGGAATTCATGAAAAAAGTGGTAGAGGATTATTTGAGTGGGAAAACCGATAAGGTGATCATCATTCATAATGGCTTTAAAAACATGATCAGTCAAGAAATAAGAGTCAAAACAATTTTGCCTATTGGGTATAAAATCATCCACCAAAACCCCCAGCCTAGTGAGACGCAAGAGACCATTACTAGCGAGCCAAGCGGGAGTGAAGATGAAATTTTAGACTCTTTAGCAGAAAAATATGTGGAGTATAGTTTATACTACGCTTTGATTGATTCTTTAGCCGCAGAGCATAGTGCTAGAATGCAGGCTATGGATACAGCGACGAATAACGCTAAAGATTTGGTTAAAACTTTAACCATTTCTTATAATAAAGCCAGACAAGAGGCGATTACGACCGAGCTAGTAGAAATCAATGCGGGCGTAGAAGCCCTAAAATAA
- the atpD gene encoding F0F1 ATP synthase subunit beta translates to MEGKIIQVLGPVVDVEFESYLPAIFEALDINFEVNGVQKSLVLEVAAHLGGNRVRAIAMDMTEGLVRNQAVKARGKMIEVPVGEEVLGRIFNVVGESIDNLEPLKPSLTWPIHRKAPSFEQQSTKTEMFETGIKVIDLLAPYSKGGKVGLFGGAGVGKTVIIMELIHNVAYKHNGYSVFAGVGERTREGNDLYFEMKEGGVLDKVALCYGQMNEPPGARNRIAFTGLTMAEYFRDEKGLDVLMFIDNIFRYAQSGAEMSALLGRIPSAVGYQPTLAGEMGKLQERIASTKNGSITSVQAVYVPADDLTDPAPASVFAHLDATTVLNRKIAEKGIYPAVDPLDSTSRILSPQMIGEKHYEIATGIQQVLQKYKDLQDIIAILGLDELSEEDKKTVERARKIEKFLSQPFFVAEVFTGSPGKYVTLQETLEGFGGILEGKYDHIPENAFYMVGSIQEVLEKAKNMKNS, encoded by the coding sequence ATGGAAGGTAAAATCATTCAGGTTTTAGGTCCTGTGGTAGATGTGGAATTTGAATCCTATCTACCGGCGATTTTTGAAGCGTTAGACATTAATTTTGAAGTTAATGGCGTTCAAAAATCTTTAGTTTTAGAGGTGGCAGCCCATTTGGGCGGTAATCGGGTGCGAGCGATTGCTATGGATATGACAGAAGGCTTAGTGCGTAACCAAGCCGTCAAAGCTCGTGGCAAAATGATTGAAGTGCCTGTGGGCGAAGAAGTGTTAGGGCGCATTTTTAATGTTGTGGGCGAGAGCATTGACAATTTAGAGCCTCTTAAGCCGTCCTTAACTTGGCCCATTCACAGAAAAGCCCCTAGTTTTGAGCAACAAAGCACTAAAACAGAAATGTTTGAAACCGGTATTAAAGTCATTGACTTGCTTGCACCTTATTCTAAGGGTGGTAAAGTAGGCTTATTTGGTGGGGCTGGCGTAGGCAAAACGGTGATCATTATGGAGCTTATCCATAATGTGGCTTATAAACATAACGGGTATTCGGTGTTTGCAGGTGTGGGGGAGCGCACCAGAGAAGGGAACGATCTGTATTTTGAGATGAAAGAAGGGGGCGTTTTAGACAAAGTCGCGCTGTGCTATGGGCAAATGAATGAGCCACCAGGTGCGAGAAACCGCATCGCATTCACCGGCTTGACGATGGCGGAGTATTTTCGTGATGAAAAGGGCTTAGATGTGTTGATGTTTATTGACAATATCTTTAGATACGCTCAAAGCGGTGCGGAAATGAGCGCGCTATTAGGCCGTATCCCTTCAGCGGTGGGGTATCAGCCCACGCTAGCCGGGGAAATGGGGAAACTTCAAGAGCGTATCGCTTCCACTAAAAATGGCTCTATCACTTCGGTTCAAGCGGTGTATGTGCCGGCCGATGACTTGACTGACCCAGCTCCTGCTTCGGTGTTTGCGCATTTGGATGCGACTACGGTGTTGAATAGAAAGATCGCTGAAAAAGGGATTTATCCGGCGGTGGATCCTTTGGATTCCACTTCAAGGATTTTAAGCCCTCAAATGATCGGTGAGAAGCACTATGAAATCGCTACCGGCATCCAGCAAGTTTTGCAAAAATACAAGGATTTGCAAGACATTATTGCGATTTTGGGCTTAGACGAATTGAGCGAAGAGGATAAAAAAACGGTTGAAAGGGCCAGAAAAATTGAGAAGTTTTTATCCCAGCCGTTTTTTGTGGCTGAAGTGTTTACGGGAAGTCCCGGTAAGTATGTGACTCTCCAAGAGACTTTAGAGGGCTTTGGAGGGATTTTAGAAGGTAAATACGATCATATTCCCGAGAACGCATTTTACATGGTGGGCAGCATTCAAGAGGTTTTAGAAAAAGCTAAAAACATGAAAAATTCCTAA
- the atpC gene encoding ATP synthase F1 subunit epsilon: MALLKISVVVPEGEVYTGEVKSVVLPGVEGEFGVLYGHSNMITLLQAGVIEIETENQKEHIAINWGYAEVTGEHVDILADGAVFIKRESDDRDDAISKAKKLLEDASSDRLAVSSVLAKIESL; this comes from the coding sequence ATGGCTTTGTTGAAAATTAGTGTGGTAGTTCCTGAGGGGGAAGTCTATACAGGAGAGGTTAAAAGCGTTGTGTTGCCAGGAGTTGAAGGGGAATTTGGGGTGCTTTATGGGCATAGCAACATGATCACCTTGCTTCAAGCGGGAGTGATTGAGATTGAAACTGAAAACCAAAAAGAACACATTGCGATCAATTGGGGCTATGCAGAAGTGACTGGTGAGCATGTGGATATTTTAGCCGATGGGGCGGTCTTTATTAAAAGAGAATCAGATGACAGAGATGATGCTATCTCTAAGGCTAAAAAGCTTTTAGAGGACGCAAGCTCTGACAGGTTAGCGGTCTCTAGCGTGCTGGCTAAGATTGAGTCTCTTTAA
- a CDS encoding MotA/TolQ/ExbB proton channel family protein: MLDSIVYFFNKSGFVTTLVLVWISLYLVMTLWVFLYKSIVLKIELKREMQSLSNILNGAQDAPEHFMFNKKRNDETKRYSNELLQAWKHQVLKQSTTGLVVLSIISSTAPFIGLFGTVVEILEAFNNLGALGQASFGVIAPIISKALIATAAGILAAIPAYSFYLILKRKVYDLSVYVQMQVDILSSKK; the protein is encoded by the coding sequence ATGTTAGATTCAATCGTTTATTTTTTCAATAAGAGCGGGTTTGTTACCACGCTTGTTTTAGTTTGGATTTCGCTTTATTTGGTGATGACTTTATGGGTCTTTTTGTATAAAAGCATTGTGTTAAAGATTGAACTCAAGCGCGAGATGCAATCTTTGTCTAACATTCTTAATGGGGCACAAGACGCTCCAGAGCATTTTATGTTTAATAAAAAAAGAAATGATGAGACCAAAAGGTATTCTAATGAATTGTTGCAGGCTTGGAAACATCAAGTTCTTAAGCAAAGCACGACGGGTCTAGTGGTGTTGAGCATCATCTCTTCTACAGCCCCCTTTATTGGTTTGTTTGGAACGGTGGTTGAAATTTTAGAAGCGTTTAACAATTTGGGCGCGTTAGGTCAGGCTTCTTTTGGGGTGATCGCGCCCATTATTTCTAAGGCTCTTATCGCCACCGCTGCAGGTATTTTAGCGGCCATTCCAGCCTATTCTTTTTACTTGATTTTAAAACGCAAGGTGTATGATTTATCGGTTTATGTGCAGATGCAAGTGGATATTTTGTCTTCTAAAAAATAA
- a CDS encoding ExbD/TolR family protein, which produces MNYDNYWDEDKPELNITPLVDVMLVLLAILMVTTPTLTYKEEIALPSGSKTARATQDKMIEIRMDKDAKIYIDSQTYEYNSFPDTFNLLSKKYDKDTRVSIRADKRLTYDKVIYLLKTIKEAGFLKVSLITSP; this is translated from the coding sequence ATGAATTACGATAACTATTGGGATGAGGACAAACCAGAACTCAATATCACGCCTTTAGTGGATGTGATGCTTGTTTTGTTGGCTATTCTTATGGTAACGACGCCCACTCTCACTTATAAAGAAGAGATTGCTCTGCCTTCTGGTTCAAAAACTGCTAGAGCCACTCAAGATAAAATGATAGAGATCCGCATGGATAAAGACGCAAAAATCTATATAGATAGTCAAACCTATGAATACAACTCCTTCCCGGATACTTTCAACTTGCTTTCTAAGAAATACGATAAAGATACTAGGGTTAGTATCCGCGCGGACAAACGATTAACTTATGACAAAGTGATTTATTTGTTAAAAACGATTAAAGAAGCGGGTTTTTTAAAAGTTTCTTTAATCACAAGTCCTTAA